In Streptobacillus ratti, the genomic window TAATAAAGAAATTGCAAGGTAGTGGAATAGGAATAGTATATATTTCACATAAAATGGAAGAAATTAAAGAAATATGTGATGAAATAACTATACTTAGAGATGGACAATGGGTAGCTACTGAAAGTGTTAAAGAACTAACTACAGATGAAATCATTAACTTAATGGTTGGAAGAGATTTAAGCAATAGATTTCCAGTTAAAACTAGTAAGCCAGAAGACACAATTATGTCAATTGAGGGACTTACAAATAAGGATTTAAGAGATGTAAGTTTTAATTTACATAAAGGGGAAATATTAGGAATAGCAGGTCTTGTTGGCTCTAAGAGAACTGAGGTAGTTGAAACAATATTTGGGTTACGTGGTAATTATTTAGGGGATATTAAAATTCATGATAAATTGATAAAAATTACTTCACCTAAGGAAGCAACAAAAAATGGTTTAGCACTTGTTACTGAAGAAAGACGTGCTACTGGAATATTTTCAATGTTAGATATTAGATTTAATTCAATAATATCTAATGTTAAGAACTATACTAAATTTGGATTGATAAATAATAAAAAGGTAGAAAAAGATACTAAATGGGTAATTGATTCTATGAAAGTTAAAACACCATCTCAATTTCAAAGTATAGGTAATTTATCAGGAGGGAATCAACAAAAGGTAATTATAGGTAGATGGTTATTAACTAATCCAGAAATATTAATGATGGATGAACCTACACGTGGAATAGATGTTGGAGCTAAATTTGAAATTTATCAATTAATGATAGAACTTGCTGAAAAAGGTAAAGGTATAATCATGATTTCATCTGAAATGCCTGAATTACTTGGAATTACAGATAGAATTGTAGTAATGAGTAATGGTAGAGTAGCTGGAATAGTAAATACGAGAGAAACTTCTCAAGAAGAAATACTTAAATTAACTGCAATGTATTTATAGGAGGATATAATGAACAACGAAGAAATAAAAAAATTAAAATCATTATTTATTAATGGTGGAATTTATTTAGTACTATTACTTTTATTTGTAGTAATAGTAATTAAAGAACCTTCATTTTTAAAATTTAGAAATGTTATTAATATTTTAACTCAGTCTTCAGTTAAAATGATTATAGCTTTAGGAGTAGCTGGTATAATAGTTACACAAGGTACTGATCTTTCAGCTGGTAGACAAATAGGTATAGCAGGGTTAGTAACTGCATCACTTTTACAATCAATAGCTAATCCAAATAAGGTGTATAAGTTTATAGAAGAATATCATGGAATTAAAGGTTTATTCTCATCTTTAGCAAAAGCTTTAGGTTTTGCAGATGAACCAGCCTTTGTAACTATATTCATCACTTTAATTTTAGTTATTCTTATTGGAGCTACAATAGGTCTTATAAACGGAATTTTAGTTTCTAAATTTAATATAGTACCATTTGTTGCAACTATGGGTATGATGATTATAGCTTATGGAGCTAACTCTTTATACTTTGATTATACAGGTTCAACACCAATTGCTGGATTTAGTAGTTCATATTCAAGTATAGTAGGAAATATTGAAATAGGAGAGTTATACATACCAAAATTAATAATTTATGCTTTAATTGCAATATTTGTAATGTGGATTGTATGGAATAAAACAGTATTTGGTAAAAATCTTTTTGCAGTTGGTGGAAATCCAGAAGCTGCTAAAGTATCTGGAGTAAATGTTACTAAAACTTTAATATTAGTATATATAATATCAGGGATAATGTATGCAATAGGTGGATTTTTAGAAGCAGCTCGTATAGGGTCTGCATCAAATAATTTAGGAAATCTTTATGAATTAGATGCAATTGCTGCCTGTGTTGTTGGAGGAGTATCTTTCTCAGGAGGAGTTGGAAAAATTTCTGGAGTAGTAGCAGGGGTTATTATATTTACAATGATTAATTATGGATTAACATATATAGGAGTAAACCCTTATTGGCAATATATTATTAAAGGTTTAATAATAATAGTTGCAGTAGGAATAGATATGTTAAAATACAAAAAGAAAAATTAATATTTGTGGAGGATAATTATGTTAAAAGTTATAGAATACAGATTTAATGAATTATTTGGTAAAAATTATGAAAGTAGATATTTTGCACCTGGTAGAGTAAATTTAATTGGAGAACATACAGACTATAACGGTGGTAATGTGTTTCCTTGTGCTATAGATAGAGGAACTATTGCTCTAGTAGCTAAAAGAGAAGATAGAAAATGTAGATTTTATTCTGAAAATTTCAAAGAAAAAGGTATAATAGAATTTGATATAGATAATTTAGTTAATGAACCAAAGCATAATTGGGTAAATTATCCTAAAGGTATGTTTAAAGCATTTATAAATAAAGGTTTTGATATTAATCATGGATTTGATGTATTAATTTACGGAGATATACCTAATGGAGCTGGACTTTCTTCATCAGCTTCTGTTGAAATGGTTATAGGAATAATGTTAAGAGATGAATTTAAATTTGATATTGATACTATAGATATAGTTAAATTAGGAAAGTTAACAGAAAATGAATTTATAGGTGTAAATTCAGGTATTATGGATCAATTTGCAGTAGCAATGGGTAAAAAAGACAAGGCTATTTTACTTGATTGTAATACTTTAATTTATGAATATGTTCCTGTAATGCTTGAAAATGAATATATAATAATATCAAATACTAATAAAAGACGTGGACTTGCTGATTCAAAATACAATGAAAGACGTGCAGAGTGTGAAAAAGCTTTAGAAGAATTACAAACTAAATTAGATATTAAAGCTTTAGGAGAATTATCTATAGATGAATTTGAGGCAAATAAAGATTTAATTAAATGTGAAGTAAGACAAAAAAGAGCAAAACATGCAGTGTATGAAAATCAAAGAACATTAATGGCTAAAGAGGCATTGACTAAAGGAGATTTAACAACTTTTGGTAGATTAATGAATGAATCACACATTTCTTTAAGAGATGATTATGAAGTTACAGGAATTGAGCTTGATTCATTAGTTGAAGCTTCTTGGGAAGAAGATGGAGTTATAGGGTCAAGAATGACAGGTGCTGGTTTTGGAGGATGCACTGTAAGTATAGTAAAAAAAGTTAATGTTGATGAATTTATAGAAAATGTAGGTAGAAAATATTTTGAAAAAACAGGACTTAAAGCAGATTTCTATATAGCAAATGTAAGTGAGGGTGCAAGAAGTTTATGATAAATTATTCTCAAAATATATTGGGTAAAATAGGAGATACAGAAGTAATAGAATATATACTTAAAAATTCTAAAGGATTTGAAGTTCATATTTTAAATCTTGGAGGAATAATTACTAAAATTCTTGTAGAAGATAAAGACGGAGTATTTAGAAATGTAGTTTTAGGATATGATTTTTTTGAAAAATATTTAAATGACCCTAGTTATGCTGGGGCTATAATTGGACCAACATCAGGTAGAATAGAAAATGGTAAATACACTATAGATAATATAGAATATGTATTAGAAATAAATAGTGGAGAACATGCAAATCATGGTGGAGCTAACAGCTTAACATCAAAAATTTTTAATGTTAAACCTGTAGTTTTTAATGAATATAAAGGGATAGAACTTGAATATTTTTGGAAACATCTTGATGGTAATCATCATGGAAATATGGTATTCTATATTAGATACATGATAAATGAAAAATCAGAACTATTAGTTGAATT contains:
- the mglA gene encoding galactose/methyl galactoside ABC transporter ATP-binding protein MglA — translated: MSENLNFEYVLEMNGISKEFPGVKALDNVNLRIRPNSVHALMGENGAGKSTLMKCLFGIYKKDEGEIKLEGKPINFINSKDALEHGVSMVHQELNQVLQRNVMDNIWLGRYPVKYGMVDEKKMYEDTLEIFKNLDININPKAKVSTLSVSQMQMLEIAKAVSYNSKVLILDEPTSSLTENEVHHLFRIIKKLQGSGIGIVYISHKMEEIKEICDEITILRDGQWVATESVKELTTDEIINLMVGRDLSNRFPVKTSKPEDTIMSIEGLTNKDLRDVSFNLHKGEILGIAGLVGSKRTEVVETIFGLRGNYLGDIKIHDKLIKITSPKEATKNGLALVTEERRATGIFSMLDIRFNSIISNVKNYTKFGLINNKKVEKDTKWVIDSMKVKTPSQFQSIGNLSGGNQQKVIIGRWLLTNPEILMMDEPTRGIDVGAKFEIYQLMIELAEKGKGIIMISSEMPELLGITDRIVVMSNGRVAGIVNTRETSQEEILKLTAMYL
- a CDS encoding galactose/methyl galactoside ABC transporter permease MglC, producing MNNEEIKKLKSLFINGGIYLVLLLLFVVIVIKEPSFLKFRNVINILTQSSVKMIIALGVAGIIVTQGTDLSAGRQIGIAGLVTASLLQSIANPNKVYKFIEEYHGIKGLFSSLAKALGFADEPAFVTIFITLILVILIGATIGLINGILVSKFNIVPFVATMGMMIIAYGANSLYFDYTGSTPIAGFSSSYSSIVGNIEIGELYIPKLIIYALIAIFVMWIVWNKTVFGKNLFAVGGNPEAAKVSGVNVTKTLILVYIISGIMYAIGGFLEAARIGSASNNLGNLYELDAIAACVVGGVSFSGGVGKISGVVAGVIIFTMINYGLTYIGVNPYWQYIIKGLIIIVAVGIDMLKYKKKN
- a CDS encoding galactokinase, which produces MLKVIEYRFNELFGKNYESRYFAPGRVNLIGEHTDYNGGNVFPCAIDRGTIALVAKREDRKCRFYSENFKEKGIIEFDIDNLVNEPKHNWVNYPKGMFKAFINKGFDINHGFDVLIYGDIPNGAGLSSSASVEMVIGIMLRDEFKFDIDTIDIVKLGKLTENEFIGVNSGIMDQFAVAMGKKDKAILLDCNTLIYEYVPVMLENEYIIISNTNKRRGLADSKYNERRAECEKALEELQTKLDIKALGELSIDEFEANKDLIKCEVRQKRAKHAVYENQRTLMAKEALTKGDLTTFGRLMNESHISLRDDYEVTGIELDSLVEASWEEDGVIGSRMTGAGFGGCTVSIVKKVNVDEFIENVGRKYFEKTGLKADFYIANVSEGARSL